From a single Oncorhynchus tshawytscha isolate Ot180627B linkage group LG33, Otsh_v2.0, whole genome shotgun sequence genomic region:
- the LOC112230548 gene encoding small glutamine-rich tetratricopeptide repeat-containing protein beta-like, which produces MAVEKRLAFSIVQFLRDQTHCGALNSDEQESLEVAIQCLETTFKINSSDCHLAAPQHLTEIFLNSLLKNDQNNPVPPETSPSPEDTERAEQLKNEGNNHMKEENYSCAVECYSKAINLDLRNAVYYCNRAAAHSRLGNYTEATGDCERAIGIDPSYSKAYGRMGLAFTAMNKYPEAISYFKKALVLDPENDTYKSNLKIAEQKQKEAVSPIATGLGFDMASLINNPAFISMASSVMQNQQVQQLMSGMMSNAVGGPAAGVGGLSDISSLIEAGQQFAQQIQHQNPELIEQLRNHIRSRSFSGSAEEHS; this is translated from the exons ATGGCAGTGGAGAAGCGCTTGGCATTCTCTATTGTGCAGTTCCTGCGAGATCAAACTCACTGTGGCGCTTTGAATTCCGATGAGCAGGAAAGCCTCGAAG TTGCAATACAATGTTTGGAGACCACCTTCAAGATCAACTCCAGTGACTGTCATCTCGCAGCACCACAACATCTCACTGAAATATTCCTCAATTCTCTCCTCAAG AATGATCAGAATAACCCGGTGCCACCAGAGACGTCCCCATCACCAGAAGACACAGAGAGGGCAGAACAACTGAAGAATGAAG GGAATAATCACATGAAAGAGGAGAACTACAGCTGTGCGGTGGAATGCTACTCAAAAGCCATCAATCTGGACCTCCGAAATGCTGTCTACTACTGTAACAG GGCTGCCGCCCACAGTAGACTGGGTAACTACACAGAAGCAACGGGGGACTGTGAGAGGGCCATAGGGATCGACCCCAGCTACAGTAAAGCCTATGGGAGAATGGG ATTGGCATTTACTGCCATGAATAAGTACCCAGAGGCCATCTCCTACTTTAAGAAAGCTCTGGTGTTAGATCCAGAGAACGACACCTACAAATCCAACCTGAAGATTGCTGAGCAGAAGCAAAAAGAGGCAGTCAGTCCT ATAGCTACGGGACTGGGATTTGACATGGCCAGCCTCATCAACAACCCTGCCTTCATCAGCATG GCCTCCAGTGTGATGCAGAACCAGCAAGTGCAACAGCT TATGTCTGGGATGATGTCCAATGCAGTTGGGGGTCCAGCAGCAGGAGTAGGAGGACTGTCGGACATTTCCAGCCTGATTGAAGC tggtcagcagtTTGCCCAGCAGATCCAGCATCAGAACCCAGAGTTGATCGAACAGCTGAGGAACCACATCCGCAGCCGCTCCTTCAGTGGCAGCGCTGAG